The Salmo trutta chromosome 6, fSalTru1.1, whole genome shotgun sequence genome has a window encoding:
- the LOC115195782 gene encoding tripartite motif-containing protein 16, with amino-acid sequence MAQQGILLDQDQFCCSVCLDLLKEPVAIPCGHSYCRSCIEGCWDQDDLKGVYSCPQCRQTFKNTILAEVVEKLKKTGLHAAPPDLCYAGPGDVACDFCTGTRKQKALMSCLVCLVSSCKTHLQPHYSVPALKKHKLVKASTQLQENICSRHDELLKIYCRTDQNCICYLCMVDDHKGHDTVSAAAERTEKQSQLGMSQQNLQQRIQEREELKELQQAVESLKRSAQAAVEDIDRIFTELIHSIERRRSEVKELIRDQEKAQVGQADGLLEHLEQEIAELRRRNAELEQLSHTEDHIHFLQSYQSLSSPSVSSDLPSIVIHPQYFGDVNKAVSDVREKLEDVLKGEWTKISTTVISVDILLPPEPKTREQFLKYSCQLTLDPNTAQKSLSLSEGNRKLTVLNAVEDPNPDHPDRFTTWWQVLCREGLSGRCYWEVEFHRGTVFIAVSYKDISRIRMVNDSRFGYNDKSWGLECSSNGYSFRHNNVKTKVSGPQSSRVGVYLDHKAGILSFYSVSDTMTLLHTVETTFTKPLYPGICVWYVNNSAELCKLWSSPY; translated from the exons ATGGCTCAGCAGGGAATTCTGCTGGACCAGGAtcagttctgttgttctgtctgtctggatctactgaaggagCCAGTAGCTATTccctgtggacacagttactgtaggagctgtattgagggctgctgggatcaggatgaTCTGAAGGGGGTCTAcagctgtcctcagtgcagacaGACCTTCAAAAACACCATATTGGCTGAAGtggtggagaaactgaagaagacaggactTCATGCTGCTCCCCCTGATCTGTGctatgctggacctggagatgtggcatgtgatttctgcactgggaccagaaagcagaaagccctcatgtcctgtctggtGTGTCTGGTGTCTTCCTGCAAGACTCACCTCCAGCCTCACTATAGTGTCCCTGCACTaaagaagcacaagctggtcaaagcctCCACACAGCTACAGGAGAACATATGCTCCCGTCATGACGAACTGCTGAAGAtttactgtcgtaccgatcagAATTGTATCTGTTATCTGTGTATGGTGGATGAtcataaaggccatgatacagtgtcagctgcagcGGAGAGGACAGAGAAACAG AGtcagctggggatgagtcagcagaatCTCCAGCAGAggatccaggagagagaggagctgaaggagctccaacaggctgtggagtctcTCAAG cgctctgcacaggcagcagtggaggacaTTGATAGgatctttactgagctgatccACTCCATTGAGAGAAGGCGTTCTGAGGTGAAGGAGTTGATCAGAGACCAGGAGAAGGCTCAAGTGGGTCAAGCTGATGGACTCCTGGAGCACCTGGagcaggagatagctgagctgaggagGAGAAAcgctgagctggagcagctctcacacacagaggatcacatccatttcctccag agttatcagtctctctccagtcccagtgtctcttcagacttacccagcatcgttATCCATCCtcagtactttggagatgtgaATAAGGCTGTTTCTGATGTcagagagaaactagaagacgttcttaaaggagaatggaccaagatctccacCACAG tgatTTCAGTGGATATTTTactgcctccagagcccaagacTAGAGAACAGTTCTTAAAAT attcctgtcagctcacactggacccaaacacagcacagaaatccctctctctgtctgagggaaACAGGAAGCTGACAGTTCTTAATGCTGTTGAAGATCCAAATCCTGACCATCCGGACAGATTCACTACTTGGTGGCAGGTCCTTTGTAGAGAGGGTCTCtctggacgctgttactgggaggtggagttTCATCGTGGGACTGTTTTTATAGCTgtctcatataaagacatcagTAGAATACGGATGGTTAATGATTCCAGATttggatacaatgacaagtcTTGGGGTTTAGAGTGCTCTAGTAATGGTTATAGTTTCAGACACAATAATGTTAAGACTAAAGTGTcaggccctcagtcctccagagtaggagtgtacctggatcacaaggcaggtaTTCTGTCCTTCTACAGcgtctctgacacaatgaccctcctccacacAGTCGAAACCACGTTCACTAAACCCCTCTATCCTGGGATATGTGTTTGGTACGTAAACAATTCTGCTGAACTGTGTAAACTGTGGAGTTCCCCATATTAG